GAAATCTGAGTTCAGCCACATGCACCGAACATATCTTGttaataaaacagtcaagtgagtacattttccatatttcagttggaataacGTCAATAAACTAAAGttacttatcgtttttcatttgcgctagagctggaaaagaaaaacagagaagaaagtaactcattaccgatacaaagttggattagataggatcatagcccttctaccccatgcgtcgaaagaccaaaattccgtgtaagagaacgaaccagcccagcagtgttgtctcgctacataccgatgtcgccaagtgactggcgaattcccgcattagatctagaaaatcaggaaaattatgataaaagggggtcgggaggaagtgtttttgtttggatatggtcaacaagacttcctggggcccagagaaaacatattttagtgggTTAACCTTGAAAGGAGggcaggaaaaatcgatcgtatatatacgtactaaacgccgCGGTCAAAACATCTGCTGCCCGTATATAATTTATTAGTACTAAACGGCTCACGCAGCGTTGGCGCGCTACGTATATGTACGTAAtaaacggttaaagggttaaaagTCCTAAGATGTCGTAAAAATTCCTTGGAAGTCCTACAAAGTCCTAAAGGTCCTAAAATTCCTAAAAAGTCCTACAAAGTCCTAAGAAGGCCTAAAAAAATCCTATAAAGTCATACAAAGTGCTACAAAATCCTAGAAAGCCCTACAAAGTCATAAGAAGCTCTAAAAGTCCTACAAAATCTTATAAAGTTTTGCAAAATCCTAAGAAGTCCTGGGAAGTACTACAAAGTCCTAAAACATCTTACAAAGTCCTACAAAGTCATAAGAAGTCTTACAAATTCCTACAAAGTCCTGAGaagtcctttagcctcagtaggttttaagatctgaagaaggaaagaaaagtggcggaaagaaaactaaaatgatataaAGAAATAACTCAAGGTTTTTGTAAAGACTCGTAAGACGGAGGGAACCATTGTGGATCGCTCTGAAGCCTCTGGAGCCAAATCCAGAGAGGCCCCAGCGCCGGAGATAACATCTTCGTCCTTCTCCGCTTCAGATGCTCCTCCGGATAGCCTGACTCCGCTAAGGAAAGATTCGCAAGAAACTTTGTTTAgtggaaaattttgtttattttttttctggaaaaataaaataagagacgTGACAGCATACGACGAGGAATTCAACGAAGGAGACAGATATGAAAAATGAGGGATGTTGAGGGATTTCTTCTCCCTCCCCGGAGCCTTCTTTATTTGAAGAACTGAAGATCAAGAGGACTCGAACTGGACACCCCCCCCTGGAGACTTGGATCCCAGGGGTAGCTCAGTGGCAGTTCCAGATTCTAAGCATACCTCCTGCTGCTGTATTTGAGCACAATTATCCAAAATGATTGGAAGCAACTGTTGCACTGTTTTGCATACTGAAAGCTTTGATTTGTTGACCAGTTACCGAGCAGAACATTCATCGCATGAATGTATTGGAGGCTCAGCGCTGGTTGGAACCAGCAACTTCTACAATTGTACTAACTGGCCACGGGAGCGGAAACGTCTCCCGCGGAAATCGTTTTTATAACATGGCGCTGTTCTTCGGAACAGCGATTATTCTCTTTTTACTTGGACGGATGTTCTTCTCTTACTTGAAGAGGAGGTCAGCTTTTTGGTGGAATCATTTTTGCCAGGTGGACTACGACGGCGATCTCTTGGACACGGAAGACGACGAAGACGACTCAGCAGAGGAGGATGATATAGTAATGGAAGACTCTGAAGAAGACTCCCAGGAGGAAGAAGACTCTCAAGAGGAAGAGTGCATGGTAATGGAAAACTCTGGAGAAGACTCCCAGGAGGAAGAAGTAGTAGTAacggaagatgaggaagaagaatctCAAGAGGAGGACATGGTAATGGATGACGACGAAGAAGACTCccaggaggaagaggaagcagTAACgcaagatgaggaagaagaatctCAAGAGGAGGGCATGGTAATGGATGGCGACGAGAAGAACTCCCAGGAGGAAGAAGCAGTAGTAacggaagatgaggaagaagaatctCAAGAGGAGGACATGGTAATGGATGACGACGAAGAAGACTCCCAGGAGGAAGAAGTAGTAtcggaagatgaggaagaagaatctCAAGAGGAGGACGACATGGTAGCGGAAGACTCTGAAGAAGAATCTGATAAGGAGGAAGGCGTAACAACGGAGGACGACAAAGAAAAcgctgaagaggaggaggaggtcttatTAATTGAGCAGGTCATGAGACTAGATGGAAGGAATGATGTCAAGAAAGAACAGAGACCTTCTGAAGTACACGGAGGTACTGATGCCGTTCGACTGCAGAGGATCATTGATAGACAATCTGACCAAATCAAACATTTGAGGAGGAAGATtctggagatggaggaggagagaCGACAGCGCGAGCTCGACTTGCAAGAATGGGAGAAAACAGTCCATACTGTCAGGAGAGAGAACTCAGAGTTGAAGGTAGCCTTGGAGGACCTAAATTGCAAAAAGAGACTTTTTACAACGTACAAAGAACGTAATCAG
This DNA window, taken from Macrobrachium rosenbergii isolate ZJJX-2024 chromosome 36, ASM4041242v1, whole genome shotgun sequence, encodes the following:
- the LOC136824979 gene encoding golgin subfamily A member 6-like protein 25, producing the protein MNVLEAQRWLEPATSTIVLTGHGSGNVSRGNRFYNMALFFGTAIILFLLGRMFFSYLKRRSAFWWNHFCQVDYDGDLLDTEDDEDDSAEEDDIVMEDSEEDSQEEEDSQEEECMVMENSGEDSQEEEVVVTEDEEEESQEEDMVMDDDEEDSQEEEEAVTQDEEEESQEEGMVMDGDEKNSQEEEAVVTEDEEEESQEEDMVMDDDEEDSQEEEVVSEDEEEESQEEDDMVAEDSEEESDKEEGVTTEDDKENAEEEEEVLLIEQVMRLDGRNDVKKEQRPSEVHGGTDAVRLQRIIDRQSDQIKHLRRKILEMEEERRQRELDLQEWEKTVHTVRRENSELKVALEDLNCKKRLFTTYKERNQVLEKEVRDLKREMADKERKKEEEKRSVLKETERVRTQMTKALTACDEIRNEKESMALQIVKLERENEDCKKDAAYFEDWFAKDYANHCENVEDCLGKLLEVSDRHQVLLKEKLQLMRNTSNSSEV